The following proteins come from a genomic window of Kocuria palustris:
- a CDS encoding peptidoglycan D,D-transpeptidase FtsI family protein, translating into MNRSIRHVWMAAVAMFAVLLLALTSIMFFQQRSLAADPWNTRTLYEQFGRDRGSILAGGEEIARSVPTEGDYAFAREYPQGDLYSEVTGYFSPVYGATALEQEMGDELSGSSDDQFYNRVMSTLSGEQQTGASVETTLDPELQQIAHDSLQGRQGAIVAIEPDTGRILAMASSPGFDPNKMSSHDTESVMAASEAYSSDPAQPLVNRTIGGDLYAPASTFKLIDTVAALESGEYTTDTEIPNPQELELPGTSITLPNYRGGPCDARDVADLQFALENSCNVPFAQVAMDLGEDRIAQTAENFGYGQGLDIPMSVTPSSFPEGMTDAELAMASIGQYDVRSTPMQVAMISAALGNDGVLMKPQLVDQVRSSDLSVIQDFEPEELNQATSADVADTLEDLMVSDVDNGIARGAAVPGHSVAGKTGTAEIGSETGLTDSWFTGFAPADDPEIAIAVVFEDVDTTTASTLTSPTAQRMFEEVLTR; encoded by the coding sequence GTGAACCGCTCGATCCGTCACGTGTGGATGGCAGCCGTCGCCATGTTCGCGGTGCTGCTGCTGGCCCTGACGTCCATCATGTTCTTCCAGCAGCGCTCGCTCGCAGCCGACCCCTGGAACACCCGCACCCTGTACGAGCAGTTCGGCAGGGACCGCGGCTCGATCCTGGCAGGCGGCGAGGAGATCGCCCGCTCGGTGCCCACCGAGGGCGACTACGCCTTCGCCCGGGAGTACCCGCAGGGCGATCTCTACTCCGAGGTCACCGGGTACTTCTCCCCCGTCTACGGCGCCACGGCGCTCGAGCAGGAGATGGGCGATGAGCTCTCCGGCTCCTCGGACGACCAGTTCTACAACCGGGTGATGTCCACGCTGTCCGGCGAGCAGCAGACGGGCGCCTCGGTCGAGACCACGCTGGATCCCGAGCTGCAGCAGATCGCCCACGATTCGCTCCAGGGCCGCCAGGGCGCCATCGTGGCGATCGAGCCTGACACCGGCCGGATCCTGGCCATGGCATCCTCGCCGGGGTTCGACCCCAACAAGATGTCCTCGCACGACACCGAGTCCGTGATGGCCGCCTCGGAGGCCTACAGCAGCGATCCGGCCCAGCCTCTGGTCAATCGCACGATCGGCGGCGATCTCTACGCCCCGGCCTCCACGTTCAAGCTGATCGACACCGTCGCGGCCCTGGAGTCCGGCGAGTACACGACCGACACCGAGATCCCGAACCCCCAGGAGCTCGAGCTGCCCGGCACGAGCATCACCCTGCCGAACTACCGCGGCGGCCCGTGCGATGCTCGCGACGTGGCCGACCTGCAGTTCGCCCTCGAGAACTCCTGCAACGTGCCGTTCGCCCAGGTCGCCATGGACCTCGGCGAGGACCGGATCGCCCAGACCGCGGAGAACTTCGGCTACGGCCAGGGCCTCGACATCCCCATGTCCGTGACGCCGTCCAGCTTCCCGGAGGGCATGACCGACGCCGAGCTCGCCATGGCCTCGATCGGGCAGTACGACGTCCGCTCAACCCCCATGCAGGTCGCCATGATCTCGGCGGCCCTCGGCAACGACGGCGTCCTGATGAAGCCCCAGCTCGTGGACCAGGTCCGCTCCTCGGACCTGTCGGTGATCCAGGACTTCGAGCCCGAAGAGCTGAACCAGGCGACCTCTGCGGATGTCGCTGACACCCTGGAGGATCTGATGGTCTCCGACGTGGACAATGGAATCGCCCGCGGCGCCGCGGTGCCCGGCCACTCGGTGGCGGGCAAGACCGGCACCGCGGAGATCGGCTCCGAGACGGGCCTCACGGACTCCTGGTTCACCGGCTTCGCGCCCGCGGATGATCCGGAGATCGCGATCGCCGTCGTGTTCGAGGACGTGGACACCACCACGGCCTCCACGCTGACGTCCCCCACTGCACAGCGCATGTTCGAGGAGGTGCTCACCCGATGA
- a CDS encoding FtsW/RodA/SpoVE family cell cycle protein, producing the protein MSTQAAAPALGTASREPIQRRRRVTELVLLLLALALAVGANFLVDPERFAEDSGHVLRTAIVLGGGSLLVHVILWIRAPYADPYILPIVVTLNGLGLAMIHRIDLLMDSDAAGSQLLWTGVGVAAAAAVLLLLRDHRALRKVTYISLVASALLLILPLLPGLGTEINGARIWISIGGRTFQPGEIAKITLAMFFAGYLSTNRDVILLAGPKIGPLHLPRFRDLAPLFAAWLVAIGVLVLQRDLGTAILFFGLFVAMLYLATGRLSWIILGLIFVAAGGFVASQTFGHVAARLDSWIHAFDPEIYDAPVGGSRQIVQGLFGLASGGLFGQGWGQGRPDLVSYANSDMIITAFGEELGLIGVSAILILFFLLASRGYRASLGTPDTFGKLLAAGLASIMVIQLFVVVGGVTRVIPLTGLTTPFMSAGGSSMLSNWIIVALLLAISHSARRPIVYGPASDEEIAEFEAHEQEEAERAKAEEAARLERAERRRARREERSDDDPEEEAPAGSAARRASGLPGTQSRGGSGRARELAPEAGSEETEVVPLARSSRSAAADADDEPTEIGTPDPAADLRPRRSGGSAQRQSPQDSRGGRP; encoded by the coding sequence ATGTCGACCCAGGCCGCCGCCCCCGCACTCGGCACCGCCTCGCGGGAGCCGATCCAGCGCCGCAGGCGCGTGACCGAGCTCGTGCTGCTGCTGCTCGCGCTCGCCCTGGCCGTCGGGGCCAACTTCCTCGTGGACCCTGAGCGCTTCGCCGAGGACAGCGGGCATGTGCTGCGCACCGCGATTGTGCTGGGCGGCGGCTCCCTGCTCGTGCATGTCATCCTGTGGATCCGCGCCCCGTACGCGGATCCGTACATCCTGCCGATCGTCGTGACCCTCAACGGCCTCGGCCTGGCGATGATCCACCGGATCGACCTGCTGATGGACTCGGACGCCGCAGGCAGCCAGCTGCTGTGGACGGGCGTGGGCGTGGCCGCCGCTGCCGCGGTGCTCCTGCTGCTCAGGGACCACCGGGCGCTTCGCAAGGTGACCTACATCTCGCTGGTGGCCTCCGCCCTGCTGCTGATTCTGCCGCTGCTGCCCGGGCTCGGCACCGAGATCAACGGAGCACGGATCTGGATCTCCATCGGCGGGCGGACCTTCCAGCCCGGCGAGATCGCCAAGATCACCCTGGCGATGTTCTTCGCGGGCTACCTGTCCACGAACCGCGACGTCATCCTGCTGGCCGGGCCCAAGATCGGTCCCCTGCATCTGCCGCGCTTCCGGGATCTCGCGCCCCTGTTCGCCGCGTGGCTCGTGGCCATCGGGGTGCTCGTGCTGCAGCGCGACCTCGGCACCGCGATCCTGTTCTTCGGCCTGTTCGTGGCCATGCTCTACCTCGCCACCGGCCGCCTGAGCTGGATCATCCTGGGGCTGATCTTCGTGGCCGCCGGAGGCTTCGTGGCCTCTCAGACCTTCGGCCACGTCGCGGCCCGTCTCGACTCCTGGATCCACGCCTTCGATCCGGAGATCTACGACGCCCCCGTCGGCGGCTCGCGCCAGATCGTGCAGGGCCTGTTCGGCCTGGCCTCCGGCGGGCTGTTCGGCCAGGGCTGGGGCCAGGGCCGTCCCGATCTGGTCTCCTATGCCAATTCGGACATGATCATCACGGCCTTCGGCGAGGAGCTCGGGCTCATCGGCGTGTCCGCGATCCTCATCCTGTTCTTCCTGCTGGCCTCGCGCGGCTACCGGGCCTCGCTGGGCACCCCGGACACGTTCGGCAAGCTGCTCGCCGCCGGCCTGGCCTCGATCATGGTCATCCAGCTGTTCGTCGTCGTCGGCGGCGTGACCCGCGTGATCCCCCTGACGGGCCTGACCACGCCGTTCATGTCGGCAGGCGGCTCCTCGATGCTCTCGAACTGGATCATCGTGGCGCTGCTGCTCGCGATCTCGCATTCCGCTCGCCGCCCGATCGTGTACGGCCCGGCCAGCGACGAGGAGATCGCCGAGTTCGAGGCCCACGAGCAGGAGGAGGCCGAGCGGGCCAAGGCGGAGGAGGCCGCTCGTCTCGAGCGCGCCGAGCGCCGTCGCGCGCGTCGCGAGGAGCGCTCCGACGACGATCCCGAGGAGGAGGCCCCCGCAGGCTCGGCCGCTCGGCGAGCTTCGGGCCTGCCCGGGACGCAGAGCCGAGGCGGCTCCGGCCGAGCTCGCGAGCTGGCTCCCGAGGCCGGCTCCGAGGAGACCGAGGTCGTCCCGCTGGCCCGCAGCTCCCGGTCCGCAGCAGCTGATGCGGACGACGAGCCCACCGAGATCGGCACCCCCGACCCGGCCGCAGACCTGCGGCCCCGCCGCTCCGGCGGGTCAGCCCAGCGCCAGAGCCCGCAGGACAGCAGAGGAGGCAGGCCGTGA
- a CDS encoding PP2C family protein-serine/threonine phosphatase encodes MALAFRFAARSDVGRIRSKNDDSAYAGRHLAVVADGMGGHVGGDVASASAVIDLTHLDRGGFGGHAVTELADEIQNANQNLAELVRQQPRLAGMGTTVTSLLIDGDQIALCHIGDSRAYRLRGDAFEQITTDHTFVQRLIEEGRLRPEEAETHPHRNVLMRVLGDVDASPELEAEVYDAVVGERWLLCSDGLNAVMKPAAIESLLRSDAELDEIAQTLVRATLKRGAPDNVTVVVLEVVDAADLESADTDLTGALPDPDEALTSDQLTERARASAPAQEPEAVTAPAPWAASAQKQPQEPQDTSAAELRRGLDELPHVLVGAAANATQTGRIPTVSGSAAARRATLVRTSAADSLTDISEVDSALQTRSSHRRGRIIGSVVAILVVAALVVAGALAYAWTRGQYFVGSDGDNVAIYQGVDQSLGPIQLSEVQQSTDLAVDDLPGYARSRVEDTIAADDLGHAESIVLGLRSDAARSDRERQEAEDEAQDSASREPSPGSTGTVNYPESSRSADEGGEG; translated from the coding sequence ATGGCCCTCGCCTTCCGCTTCGCCGCCCGCTCGGATGTGGGCAGGATCCGCTCCAAGAACGACGACTCCGCCTACGCGGGTCGTCATCTCGCCGTCGTCGCCGACGGCATGGGCGGGCACGTCGGCGGTGACGTCGCCTCGGCATCGGCCGTGATCGACCTGACGCATCTGGACCGCGGCGGCTTCGGCGGCCACGCCGTGACCGAGCTCGCCGACGAGATCCAGAACGCCAACCAGAACCTCGCGGAGCTGGTGCGCCAGCAGCCGCGCCTGGCCGGCATGGGCACCACCGTGACCTCGCTGCTCATCGACGGCGATCAGATCGCCCTGTGCCACATCGGCGATTCCCGCGCCTACCGCCTGCGCGGCGACGCCTTCGAGCAGATCACCACCGACCACACCTTCGTGCAGCGCCTCATCGAGGAAGGCCGCCTGCGCCCGGAGGAGGCCGAGACCCACCCGCATCGCAACGTCCTGATGCGCGTCCTCGGCGATGTCGACGCCTCGCCGGAGCTCGAGGCCGAGGTCTACGACGCCGTCGTCGGCGAGCGCTGGCTGCTGTGCTCCGACGGGCTCAACGCGGTCATGAAGCCCGCGGCGATCGAGTCGCTGCTGCGCTCGGACGCCGAGCTCGACGAGATCGCCCAGACCCTGGTGCGCGCAACCCTCAAGCGCGGCGCCCCGGACAACGTCACGGTGGTCGTGCTCGAGGTCGTCGACGCCGCCGACCTCGAGTCCGCTGACACCGACCTGACCGGCGCGCTGCCGGATCCGGACGAGGCCCTGACCTCCGATCAGCTCACCGAACGGGCCCGCGCCTCCGCTCCCGCGCAGGAGCCCGAGGCCGTCACGGCGCCGGCACCGTGGGCTGCGTCCGCACAGAAGCAGCCCCAGGAGCCGCAGGACACCAGCGCGGCCGAGCTGCGCCGCGGTCTCGACGAGTTGCCGCATGTCCTGGTGGGTGCAGCGGCCAACGCCACGCAGACCGGCCGCATCCCCACCGTGAGCGGCTCCGCGGCCGCACGTCGTGCGACCCTCGTGCGGACCTCCGCCGCGGACTCCCTCACGGACATCTCCGAGGTCGACTCCGCCCTGCAGACCCGCAGCTCGCACCGGCGCGGCCGGATCATCGGCAGCGTCGTGGCGATCCTCGTGGTCGCCGCGCTCGTCGTTGCCGGGGCGCTGGCCTATGCATGGACCCGGGGGCAGTACTTCGTCGGCTCCGACGGCGACAACGTCGCGATCTACCAGGGGGTGGACCAGAGCCTCGGGCCCATCCAGCTCTCCGAGGTCCAGCAGTCCACGGACCTGGCGGTCGACGACCTCCCCGGCTACGCCCGCTCGCGAGTCGAGGACACGATCGCCGCCGATGACCTCGGCCACGCCGAGAGCATCGTGCTCGGGCTGCGCTCGGACGCCGCGCGCTCCGACCGCGAGCGCCAGGAGGCCGAGGACGAGGCGCAGGACTCGGCCAGCCGCGAGCCCTCGCCCGGCTCCACCGGCACCGTGAACTACCCCGAGTCCTCCAGAAGCGCCGATGAGGGAGGGGAGGGCTGA
- a CDS encoding FHA domain-containing protein FhaB/FipA — MSELTVTLLRFGFLALLWVMILAVVLTQGRDLSVDRRRRRSSARSGQQRRGAAPAPAAAGPAPRHLPSTLVVLQGPTGGRAHQLGSAPVTMGRSSECDIPLEDDYASGRHARLFPQGSRWFLEDLGSTNGTYIDEQRLTRAVPVDAGRPFRVGKSVLELRA, encoded by the coding sequence ATGTCTGAGCTGACCGTCACGCTGCTGCGCTTCGGGTTCCTGGCACTGCTGTGGGTCATGATCCTGGCCGTGGTCCTCACGCAGGGCCGCGACCTCTCCGTGGACCGGCGCCGCCGCAGGTCCTCCGCGCGCAGCGGGCAGCAGCGGCGCGGCGCCGCCCCAGCACCCGCTGCGGCCGGGCCTGCGCCCCGTCATCTCCCCAGCACCCTCGTGGTCCTCCAGGGCCCCACCGGCGGGCGGGCGCACCAGCTCGGCAGCGCCCCCGTGACCATGGGCCGCTCCTCCGAGTGCGACATCCCCCTGGAGGACGACTACGCCTCCGGCCGCCACGCCCGCCTGTTCCCGCAGGGCTCGCGCTGGTTCCTGGAGGATCTGGGCTCGACCAACGGCACCTACATCGACGAGCAGCGCCTGACCCGCGCCGTCCCCGTCGACGCCGGCCGCCCCTTCCGCGTGGGCAAGTCCGTGCTGGAACTGAGGGCCTGA
- a CDS encoding FhaA domain-containing protein — MGFLDNLERGIEKAVRTAFSTGSRRRIEAVEIASALRRELDEHSFTISAGRTMAPNDFIVEFSDEDFPRAQEWGTPLAEELCEVVIKHARSQAYTLQGSVRVSFTRNPEIERGSFEIISSARRTSTEDAAPSPSAAREAPRPARPAGTPHRTPENWVPVLDIDGQRLSVEADSIILGRSSGADITVEDTGVSRQHLEIRREGEHWLAVDLGSTNGSLVDGQRLRGRTELVNGAVIEMGRTRIVFRLVAPRRNRKNV; from the coding sequence ATGGGATTCCTCGACAACCTAGAACGCGGCATCGAGAAGGCCGTGCGCACCGCGTTCTCCACGGGATCGCGGCGACGCATCGAAGCAGTGGAGATCGCCAGCGCGCTGCGTCGCGAGCTCGACGAGCACTCGTTCACGATCTCGGCGGGGCGCACCATGGCGCCCAACGACTTCATCGTCGAGTTCTCGGACGAGGACTTCCCCCGCGCCCAGGAATGGGGCACCCCGCTGGCGGAGGAGCTGTGCGAGGTCGTCATCAAGCACGCCCGCTCGCAGGCCTACACGCTGCAGGGTTCCGTCCGCGTCTCGTTCACCCGCAATCCGGAGATCGAGCGCGGCAGCTTCGAGATCATCTCCTCGGCCCGCCGCACGAGCACCGAGGACGCCGCCCCGAGCCCGTCAGCCGCTCGTGAGGCTCCTCGTCCCGCACGGCCCGCCGGGACTCCGCACCGCACGCCTGAGAACTGGGTGCCGGTGCTGGACATCGACGGCCAGCGCCTGAGCGTGGAGGCCGACTCGATCATCCTGGGCCGCTCCTCCGGCGCGGACATCACCGTCGAAGACACCGGGGTCTCACGCCAGCATCTGGAGATCCGCCGCGAGGGGGAGCACTGGCTCGCCGTGGACCTCGGCTCGACCAACGGCTCCTTGGTGGACGGCCAGCGCCTGCGCGGACGCACCGAGCTCGTCAACGGCGCGGTCATCGAGATGGGCCGCACCCGCATCGTCTTCCGGCTCGTCGCCCCCAGGAGGAATCGGAAGAATGTCTGA
- a CDS encoding PepSY domain-containing protein, which yields MDTKNADQRVNASLPDDVMASAVGVGRRRRSRSLSLALPVLGLSALLLAGCSAADDVDSDDGADSSQSQSQETSDDASTDASDDASEQSSDDASEEASDDASDEASNDASDGASEEASDDASDDASDDASDDASAGASEGSSAAGGVAAGSGVPADSAQLDEILGAAEGTLDGSTAVTIEEKGAAGWKVTVVEGSDEQEVRVSEDLSTEVTETEQEDQDVDPASVEVSMADAIEAASADQDGTITEVSLDEDDGSIAWQVEFDDEIDVDVDASSGDVIGVDR from the coding sequence ATGGATACCAAGAATGCTGATCAGCGCGTGAATGCTTCCCTGCCCGACGATGTCATGGCATCGGCGGTCGGCGTCGGTCGCCGTCGGCGCAGCCGCTCGCTGAGCCTGGCGCTGCCGGTGCTCGGGCTGAGCGCCCTCCTGCTCGCCGGCTGCAGCGCCGCCGACGACGTCGACTCGGATGACGGGGCCGATTCCTCGCAGTCGCAGTCCCAGGAGACCAGCGACGACGCCTCGACGGACGCCTCCGACGATGCCAGCGAGCAGAGCTCGGACGATGCCTCGGAGGAGGCATCCGACGACGCCTCCGATGAGGCCTCGAACGACGCGTCCGACGGCGCCTCTGAGGAGGCTTCTGATGACGCGTCCGACGATGCCTCGGACGACGCCTCCGATGACGCGTCGGCGGGCGCCTCGGAGGGCTCCTCCGCCGCCGGCGGCGTCGCCGCCGGCTCGGGCGTCCCCGCGGACTCCGCGCAGCTCGACGAGATCCTGGGCGCGGCCGAGGGCACGCTCGACGGCTCCACGGCCGTGACCATCGAGGAGAAGGGCGCCGCCGGCTGGAAGGTCACCGTGGTCGAGGGCTCCGACGAGCAGGAGGTCCGCGTCAGCGAGGACCTGTCCACCGAGGTCACCGAGACCGAGCAGGAGGATCAGGACGTGGATCCCGCCTCGGTCGAGGTGTCCATGGCCGATGCCATCGAGGCGGCCTCCGCCGACCAGGACGGCACCATCACCGAGGTCTCGCTGGACGAGGACGACGGCTCGATCGCCTGGCAGGTCGAGTTCGACGACGAGATCGACGTGGACGTGGACGCGAGCAGCGGCGACGTCATCGGCGTCGACCGCTGA
- a CDS encoding SLC13 family permease — translation MPNLPWSAPGPNDDAHPDHPRGGSTPVGHKVPGDHLIGQEADPRRNEEIDQLSPGQREPAKPTRTVQIQWLGLAVGLVLGILVYLVMPGDVPQEARLTAATAVLMAVWWMTEALPIPATALVPLIVFPTLGSTPLDDVGASYGNNVIFLFMGGFLLALAMQRWNLHRRMALLTVRLIGTRPPQMIAGFMIATGFLSMWVSNTATAVMMLPIGISVLLLVNKTSDALDDPVDADEDAAATPVKSNFGTALMLGIAYAASIGSLGTIIGTPPNTLLVGYMASEHDVQIGFGQWMIVGVPLAVVLMAACWFLLTKVLFKPEIDEIPGGRKLIDDELAKLGTTSAGERRVLVIFVLAALAWVFVPLVTDWVGADSPPITDAGIAIAVGVLLFLLPAGAARGVRLLDWDSALRLPWGVLLLFGGGLALSAQFSSSGLTEWIGEVASGLGGLPVVLLVVLFAAGILFLTELTSNTATAATFLPVAGGIAMGMGMDPLLLAIPVALAATCAFMLPVATPPNAIAYGSGYVSIPQMIKGGIWLNLFGLVLITAVTMTLAVWVFGIAF, via the coding sequence ATGCCGAACTTGCCCTGGTCCGCTCCCGGACCGAACGACGACGCCCACCCGGATCATCCCCGCGGAGGCTCCACGCCCGTGGGGCACAAGGTCCCCGGCGATCACCTGATCGGCCAGGAGGCCGATCCGCGGCGCAACGAAGAGATCGATCAGCTCTCCCCGGGTCAGCGCGAGCCCGCCAAGCCCACCCGCACGGTGCAGATCCAGTGGCTCGGCCTGGCCGTCGGCCTGGTCCTGGGAATCCTGGTCTACCTGGTCATGCCCGGCGACGTCCCCCAGGAGGCGCGCCTGACCGCCGCCACGGCTGTGCTCATGGCCGTGTGGTGGATGACCGAGGCGCTGCCCATCCCCGCAACGGCTCTGGTCCCGCTGATCGTCTTCCCCACCCTGGGCTCCACGCCCCTGGACGACGTCGGCGCCTCCTACGGCAACAACGTCATCTTCCTGTTCATGGGCGGCTTCCTGCTGGCGCTGGCCATGCAGCGCTGGAACCTGCACCGGCGCATGGCCCTGCTCACGGTCCGGCTGATCGGCACCAGGCCCCCGCAGATGATCGCGGGATTCATGATCGCCACGGGCTTTCTGTCCATGTGGGTCTCGAACACCGCCACCGCGGTCATGATGCTGCCCATCGGCATCTCGGTGCTGCTGCTGGTCAACAAGACATCGGATGCCCTCGACGACCCCGTCGACGCCGATGAGGACGCGGCTGCGACCCCCGTGAAGTCCAACTTCGGCACGGCCCTGATGCTCGGCATCGCCTACGCCGCCTCGATCGGCTCCCTCGGCACGATCATCGGCACCCCGCCCAACACCCTGCTGGTGGGTTACATGGCCTCCGAGCACGACGTCCAGATCGGCTTCGGGCAGTGGATGATCGTGGGCGTCCCGCTGGCCGTCGTCCTGATGGCCGCGTGCTGGTTCCTGCTGACCAAGGTCCTGTTCAAGCCCGAGATCGACGAGATCCCCGGCGGCCGGAAGCTGATCGACGACGAGCTGGCCAAGCTCGGCACCACCTCCGCCGGGGAGAGGCGCGTGCTGGTGATCTTCGTGCTGGCGGCACTGGCCTGGGTCTTCGTCCCGCTCGTCACGGACTGGGTCGGAGCGGACAGCCCGCCGATCACCGATGCGGGCATCGCCATTGCGGTGGGCGTGCTGCTCTTCCTGCTGCCGGCGGGTGCTGCGCGCGGCGTGCGGCTGCTCGACTGGGACTCCGCGCTCAGGCTCCCCTGGGGCGTCCTGCTGCTGTTCGGCGGAGGCCTGGCCCTGTCGGCGCAGTTCTCGTCGTCGGGCCTGACCGAGTGGATCGGCGAGGTCGCTTCCGGGCTCGGCGGGCTTCCTGTCGTGCTGCTCGTGGTCCTGTTCGCGGCGGGGATCCTGTTCCTGACGGAGCTGACCTCCAACACCGCGACCGCAGCGACCTTCCTGCCCGTGGCCGGCGGCATCGCCATGGGCATGGGCATGGATCCGCTGCTGCTGGCCATCCCGGTGGCCCTGGCTGCGACCTGCGCCTTCATGCTCCCGGTGGCCACCCCGCCCAATGCGATCGCCTACGGCTCGGGCTACGTCTCGATCCCGCAGATGATCAAGGGCGGCATCTGGCTGAACCTCTTCGGCCTGGTGCTCATCACCGCGGTGACCATGACGCTGGCCGTCTGGGTCTTCGGGATCGCCTTCTGA